Proteins from a genomic interval of Crassostrea angulata isolate pt1a10 chromosome 7, ASM2561291v2, whole genome shotgun sequence:
- the LOC128155428 gene encoding uncharacterized protein LOC128155428: MSHMPKWMTELIAKGSSVKDCLEVWRQEQEAMRAERESARAEREAVRAEKEAERELEKVRLAHEREERQAKRDRDKWEAEKEIKLKELALKERELETGPSPQSVQTPSVKLPKFEEGQDPDVFLKSFEKIAGLQKWDKSQWAVRLVPMLSGKALEAYSRLSDEESDNYDAIKTAILKRYELTSEAYRDKFRKCRQFSDESFKDFVVRAERFFHHWCDREDIGSDFELLFDLILREQVIGSCSNDLQLWVREHTPKSIKDVITLSESFQVAHKGSNAGGGRGNAGEKPGPRPNKFGSGQFQRGKHVSPSEQSKTCYKCNRVGHIAPNCPLRSTYQSKPPFNQNHPGNQKSKERFGLCLDENMKVSDQGDGVHENKMVVKLSGVSATDESSLETCCESGLDLVSGEVGEKVVSVLRDTGCSTVFVNSKLVSDDGFQRTCSEAIVSVKTPYISGKVHALCLDSPFADVIIGNNVSIVVPKEAAPLTMIETAETVDEKECGVVQTRSETRKQEDAKKPKLDDLKEVDTEHEGMWCNREKLIEHQKTDDSLKSVLEMAQNGPHEGKSYFILKNDLLYRVFDSDSGEKVFQIVAPKNLRSSIMSLAHDTPLAGHLGNKKTRERIMRNFFWPGMYIDISRYCKSCSICQKGTQRGRTPKAKLVPIPKIDVPFSRVAIDFVGPLPMTEKKNRYILVCMDYATRFPEAFPMKNQDAESVANALIEMFSRVGFPKEILSDQGTNFMSSLISELCKMLKVRKLSTTPYHPQANGLVERFNGTLKQMLKAYAVVEPLKWDVHLPYVLFAYREVPNETTGFTPFELLYARHVRGPLDILKEQWEEPTEEQTSSSYLFC; this comes from the coding sequence ATGTCACATATGCCGAAATGGATGACCGAGCTTATCGCGAAAGGGTCAAGCGTCAAGGACTGTTTAGAGGTGTGGCGTCAGGAGCAGGAGGCAATGAGAGCTGAGAGAGAGTCTGCTAGGGCTGAAAGAGAGGCAGTGAGGGCAGAGAAAGAAGCTGAGCGAGAACTTGAGAAAGTAAGGTTAGCTCATGAAAGAGAGGAGCGTCAAGCtaagagagacagagataagTGGGAGGCTGAGAAAGAGATTAAGTTGAAAGAGTTAGCTCTTAAAGAAAGAGAGTTAGAAACTGGTCCCTCCCCTCAGAGTGTTCAAACTCCTAGTGTAAAGTTGCCCAAATTTGAAGAAGGTCAAGACCCTGATGTTTTTCTAAAATCATTTGAGAAAATAGCGGGCTTACAAAAGTGGGATAAATCTCAATGGGCGGTTCGTTTAGTCCCCATGCTATCGGGTAAAGCTCTTGAGGCCTATTCTAGATTGTCAGATGAGGAGAGTGATAATTACGATGCTATCAAAACTGCTATTCTGAAAAGGTATGAATTGACTTCAGAGGCTTATCGGGATAAGTTTAGGAAGTGTAGACAGTTCAGTGATGAGtcatttaaagattttgttgTTCGTGCAGAAAGGTTCTTTCACCATTGGTGTGATAGGGAGGATATTGGGTCAGACTTTGAATTgttgtttgatttgattttgagaGAACAGGTGATAGGAAGTTGTTCAAATGATTTGCAATTGTGGGTTCGTGAGCATACTCCAAAGTCTATCAAAGATGTTATAACTTTGTCGGAGTCATTTCAGGTTGCACATAAAGGCAGTAATGCAGGTGGTGGACGAGGTAACGCAGGGGAAAAGCCGGGTCCCAGACCCAATAAGTTTGGTTCAGGTCAGTTCCAAAGGGGTAAGCATGTCTCGCCATCAGAGCAAAGTAAAACATGTTACAAGTGTAACCGGGTAGGACATATTGCGCCAAATTGTCCTTTGCGTAGTACATATCAGTCGAAACCTCCTTTTAATCAAAACCACCCAGGTAATCAAAAGTCGAAAGAGCGGTTTGGTTTGTGTcttgatgaaaatatgaaagttTCTGATCAGGGTGATGGTGTTCATGAGAATAAGATGGTTGTTAAGTTGTCTGGCGTATCAGCTACTGATGAGTCTAGTCTTGAAACATGTTGTGAATCGGGTCTAGATTTGGTAAGTGGGGAAGTTGGTGAAAAAGTTGTCTCAGTTTTGAGGGACACTGGATGTTCCACTGTGTTTGTTAATAGTAAGTTGGTTTCAGATGATGGGTTTCAGAGAACTTGCAGTGAGGCGATAGTAAGTGTGAAAACGCCATACATTTCAGGTAAGGTGCACGCGCTATGTCTTGACTCACCTTTTGCTGATGTAATTATTGGCAACAATGTAAGCATTGTAGTACCGAAAGAGGCAGCACCTTTGACCATGATTGAGACTGCAGAAACAGTGGATGAAAAAGAATGTGGAGTTGTTCAAACTAGATCAGAGACAAGGAAACAGGAGGATGCAAAGAAACCAAAGCTGGATGATTTGAAAGAAGTGGACACAGAACATGAAGGTATGTGGTGTAATAGAGAGAAATTGATCGAGCATCAGAAAACTGACGACAGCTTGAAATCGGTGTTAGAGATGGCCCAAAATGGTCCACATGAAGGAAAGTCTTATTTCATCCTGAAAAATGATTTACTGTATAGAGTTTTTGACTCAGACTCTGGCGAAAAGGTATTCCAGATTGTTGCTCCAAAGAATCTGCGCAGTAGTATTATGTCATTAGCTCACGACACGCCACTGGCTGGACATCTTGGAAACAAGAAAACAAGAGAAAGAATTATGAGAAACTTCTTTTGGCCAGgtatgtatatagatatatctCGGTATTGTAAGTCATGCTCTATTTGTCAAAAGGGGACGCAAAGAGGGAGAACGCCAAAAGCGAAATTGGTGCCAATTCCAAAGATCGATGTTCCATTTTCCAGAGTAGCGATTGATTTTGTGGGCCCATTACCGAtgacagaaaagaaaaacaggTATATTCTGGTATGTATGGATTATGCCACTCGATTTCCAGAGGCTTTTCCGATGAAAAACCAAGACGCAGAAAGTGTGGCAAATGCGCTGATAGAAATGTTCTCAAGGGTAGGTTTTCCTAAAGAAATTTTATCAGATCAGGGGACAAATTTTATGTCATCTCTCATATCAGAACTGTGCAAAATGCTTAAGGTCCGTAAGCTGTCAACTACCCCTTATCATCCCCAAGCAAACGGGCTAGTAGAAAGATTTAATGGGACTCTTAAACAGATGTTGAAAGCATATGCAGTTGTAGAGCCATTAAAATGGGATGTTCATTTACCATATGTACTTTTTGCCTATAGAGAGGTCCCGAACGAAACAACAGGTTTTACTCCATTTGAACTTCTTTATGCCAGACATGTCAGAGGCCCCCTGGACATATTAAAGGAGCAGTGGGAAGAACCAACCGAGGAACAAACGTCAAGTTCATACTTGTTCTGTTGA
- the LOC128192557 gene encoding uncharacterized protein LOC128192557 has protein sequence MPLQYFLPFLYISFLFTYSPAFGFEHNVKPHCPPDKEVCEFDWVVDYVETMIYYEDRGAGHPIVVRNGSLYQRSSCNTYIPIDISKDSEKAIFADGSYKLIYGINGHYPGPSVVVYEGQQVVVNLKNNLLMEGLTIHWHGMVQWHTPWMDGVGTVSHCPINPGETFQYRFLADPPGTHWYHSHLGTERTDGLSGALIVLPKPEKLENLRDDLPELSGDFVMVVTDWKLDASIETKSEADWGLNPFSYGFNETKCYSITLDATGGAVGLFPFESALINGRGNHYLNKDNPEQPDIPELPTETFVVSRYGYYRFRVINTGMLFAFRISVDKHDIQIISVDGNDVVMTSAESVIVHGGERVDFIILASEDIGNYWVRAQSIEDTNSEGPVVQDTALAVLRYNGSREVQPKTHRYECRPKDPCRVVNCPFGQYPDSYSITCVAASDLKSTSAQIKAHPVPVASSPTEFQEIFLNFHFSSTAKVPFTTAVNGHVFVPPTSPPQIYPKQENTTTSCESLNCTDHCKCTYIVKLEKDKTVQIVFLNMDDAPFGMPHPIHMHGHHFHVLKTGFPHYNSTTGEILDRNRDIKCSTKSCNGASWRNEDWNFGNVPGLNLENPPQKDTIAVPRNGYVVVRLKADNPGYWFMHCHIEIHQIAGMAVLLQEGDTSDMEPVPEGFPTCGSFQMSEKEFKQYLTPEGARKREKKQTRPSDVLVEEVDYHVVDYIPVVIDKPSDPSSSRESGTISRKYLHSAYHHRHHVILIALLGLSLLLNLVFISFYLCKKFRRSSTLEKLSQKKATLMDNLITGNLKHSESKQRLV, from the exons ATGCCCCTCCAATACTTTCTCCCTTTTCTTTATATTTCCTTTCTCTTCACCTATTCCCCCGCCTTTGGCTTTGAACATAATGTCAAGCCTCACTGTCCCCCTGATAAAGAAGTCTGTGAGTTTGATTGGGTGGTTGATTATGTGGAAACGATGATCTATTACGAGGACAGGGGTGCTGGACACCCTATTGTTGTCCGGAACGGTTCCCTGTACCAACGATCCAGCTGCAATACTTATATTCCAATTGACATCAGTAAAG ATTCTGAAAAAGCAATATTCGCAGATGGGTCTTATAAACTGATTTATGGAATAAACGGACACTATCCGGGCCCTTCTGTTGTTGTTTATGAAGGTCAACAG GTGGTGGTGAATCTGAAGAACAACCTACTGATGGAGGGACTGACCATACACTGGCACGGCATGGTACAATGGCATACCCCCTGGATGGACGGGGTGGGAACTGTGTCCCACTGTCCAATAAACCCCGGGGAAACCTTCCAATACAG gtTTTTGGCCGACCCTCCGGGTACTCACTGGTACCACTCACACCTAGGCACGGAGCGTACAGACGGCCTGTCTGGGGCCCTAATTGTTCTTCCCAAACCAGAAAAATTGGAG AACTTAAGAGATGATTTGCCTGAATTATCCGGGGATTTTGTGATGGTCGTCACGGACTGGAAGCTAGATGCTTCCATCGAGACCAAAAGCGAGGCAGACTGGGGTCTTAATCC aTTCTCATACGGATTCAACGAAACTAAATGCTACTCGATCACGTTAGACGCAACGGGTGGAGCTGTTGGTCTCTTTCCATTTGAGTCTGCACTTATAAACGGAAGGG GCAATCACTACCTGAACAAAGACAACCCGGAACAACCAGATATACCCGAACTTCCGACGGAAACATTCGTCGTCAGCCGTTACGGTTACTACAGATTTAGAGTCATCAATACCGGTATGCTGTTTGCCTTCCGAATTTCTGTTGATAAG CATGATATTCAAATCATCTCTGTCGACGGTAACGACGTCGTTATGACCAGTGCTGAATCCGTCATCGTACATGGTGGCGAGAGAGTAGATTTCATCATCTTGGCGTCAGAAGACATTGGCAACTACTGGGTGCGCGCGCAAAGCATAGAGGATACCAATAGCGAAGGG CCGGTTGTTCAAGACACAGCTCTGGCTGTGTTAAGGTATAATGGTTCACGCGAAGTTCAACCAAAAACACACAGGTACGAGTGTCGGCCCAAAGATCCATGCAGAGTAGTCAACTGTCCTTTTGG CCAATATCCGGACAGCTACAGTATTACCTGCGTCGCCGCCTCGGACCTTAAATCTACCTCTGCGCAGATAAAGGCACATCCGGTTCCAGTAGCTTCGTCACCTACGGAGTTCcaggaaatatttttgaatttccaCTTCTCAT CAACAGCAAAGGTTCCTTTTACCACTGCAGTGAACGGTCACGTCTTTGTTCCACCCACCTCACCACCTCAG atttatccaAAGCAAGAAAATACGACAACCTCCTGTGAGTCTTTAAACTGCACGGACCACTGCAAGTGCACGTACATTGTCAAACTGGAAAAAGATAAAACCGTGCAGATTGTGTTTCTGAACATGG ACGATGCTCCGTTCGGAATGCCTCATCCAATACACATGCACGGTCATCATTTCCACGTTCTCAAGACAGGATTCCCTCACTATAATTCTACGACAGGGGAAATACTAGATAGAAACAGAGACATTAAATGCAGCACTAAGAGTTGCAATGGCGCTTCCTGGAGAAATGAGGATTGGAACTTTGGAAATGTTCCCGGACTGAATCTGGAAAACCCCCCACAAAAGGACACGATAGCTGTTCCAAGAAACGGATACGTCGTCGTCCGACTGAAAGCTGACAATCCAG GATATTGGTTTATGCACTGCCACATTGAGATCCACCAAATAGCAGGCATGGCAGTGCTGCTACAGGAGGGGGACACCTCAGACATGGAACCAGTTCCAGAGGGTTTCCCCACCTGTGGGAGCTTCCAGATGTCAGAAAAGGAGTTCAAGCAGTATCTGACCCCAGAGGGTGCCAGGAAAAGGGAGAAAAAGCAGACGAGACCCAGCGACGTCCTGGTGGAAGAGGTGGATTATCATGTAGTGGATTACATACCTGTTGTTATAG ACAAACCATCTGACCCGTCCTCATCACGAGAGAGCGGGACCATCTCCCGGAAGTACCTCCACTCGGCTTATCATCATAGACACCACGTGATTCTAATAGCCTTACTGGGTCTCTCACTCCTGTTGAACTTAGTTTTCATCAGCTTTTATCTCTGTAAAAAGTTTCGGCGATCATCTACATTGGAAAAACTTTCTCAGAAAAAGGCGACTTTAATGGACAATTTGATTACGGGAAATTTGAAACACTCTGAGTCCAAACAACGCCTAGTTTGA